A stretch of DNA from Microbacterium sp. LWS13-1.2:
CACGGGGGTCCCGCGGGACGACGCGACCGGCGCGTCGCCCCGCGGGCGGGGGGGTCAGGCCGCGGCCTGTCCCTTGGCCGCCTGCTGGCGGCGCAGGTGCCACGACGTGGCCGCGAGTCCGGCTCCTGCCACCAGGAGCAGAACGCCCGACAGCGCCCAGTTGTTCGCGTCGGTCCCGGTCGTCGCGAGTGCGCCGAAGATCGCCGCGGGCGACGCGGACGCCACCGTGAACGATCCCTGGGCGACGGCCGACGAGGTCTGCCCGGTAAGGACCAGCGAGTGCTCGCCGGCGGGCGTGTCGGAGGGCACTACGAACTGGACGCTCACGACGCCCTCGCTGTCGGCGACGAACGTGCCGACGTCGACGGGGTCGGAGTGCATCACGGCGCTCACGGTCTCACCGGGGGTGAAGCCGCTTGCGGTCGCCGACTGTGCGGCGCCGGGGGCGACCTCGGCGCTGCCGAAGGTCACCGGCGCGGCTGCGGGCGCCGTCGAGCCCCCGTTGCCGTTTCCGTTCCCATTGCCGTTGCCGTTCCCGTTCCCGTTGCCGTTCCCGTTGCCGTTCCCGTTCCCGGACTCGGTGGGCGTCGGCGTGGGCTCCGTGGTGGGCTCGGTCGTCGGGGTGGGCGTCGGCGACGCGGTGGGCGTCGGCGTGATGTTCGGGTTCGGCACCCCGCGCATGTCGCCGTTGACCCACTTGCGGCCCTCGGGGATGTTCGGGTTCTGCGCCGCGAAATCACGCGGGTAGAGGGTGAAACCCTGCCAGTGGATCGGCATCGGGCTCTGGTCCTCGTCGCGGTTGATGTGATGGAAGCCCACGTTCACCCATGCCACCGGGTCGGCGAGCGTCTCGCCGTCGGCGATGTAGTCGCTGACCATCTGCCCCGCCTTCGACGGGATCAGGTTGTGGCTGGCGTGGATCTCATCCGACTTGGCCGACGTGAACGCGATGTCGTAGTCGGTCTCGGGGTTGAGGTTGTACGCCTGGTCGCGCGGCACGATGATCTCGTACGAGCGGGCGTGGCCGTCGGCGTTGATGCTCTCGGGGTTCACGACCCGGTATGCCTCGCGGTTCGAGCCCATCGTCTTGGTCTCGTTCGTGATCTGCGTGAGCTGCGTCTCGAGGATCGCGGTGTGACCCGTGTCACCCGTCGTGCCGTACTCGCCGGTCGGCGTGGTCGCGAACTTCTCGACCAGCTGGGTGGCCCCGGAATCGATGCCGAAGTCCACGCGCCAGAACGCCGAATGGTAGTGGTTGACCGCGAAGTCCTCCTGGCTCGGGGCGATCGGCCACCCCTGGTTCACGACGTCGACGTAGTCGTTGGGCGACAGGTCGCCCGTGGCGCCGAGGCGCACCGAGATCTCGCCGTCGTCGTGGAACCGGTACTCGGTCTGGTACTCGTACCAGCCGATGCGCGACACGCTGTGCAGCACGAGGTCTGTGCCCTGCGCGGCGTACAGTGCGTCGCCCGTGATGTTCGACCGGTACGCGAGACCCGAGTCCTCTTCGCCGATGCAGACCGCGGCGATGTCGCCGCGGGCCGGGTCCGCCCACGCGTTGCGCACCTCGCCGACCGGGCAGTCGACGGCCTCGATGGCCTGCAGGCGGCGCCCGCCCACCTGGTAGGTCGTCACGTCGTTGTACTCGGTGGCGCCGGTGTCGTACGGCACGTTGAGCTGGGCGAGCGCGATCGAGTCGAGCACGAGGATCGGCGCCGCGTCGTCGCGCGGCTGGTAGGCGATCTTGTCCAGGACCAGGCCGCGGTAGGTGTCGAGGCGCCAGCACATCTGCCAGCTGGATCCGGACTCGAGGGTCTTCGAGACGAGGGAGTCGCCGGAGCAGGATGCCTCGGTGACCGTCTGGGCGGACGCCGCCGCGGGTGCGGACAGCACGAGGCCGCCCGCCAGCAGCACCATCGCGGTGCCCGCGCCGAGAAGCCGGCGGAGGGGGTTTCGTTTCATCGGGAGGGTCTCCAAGGTCATGAGATGGACAGGACGGCCCGCGTCGACAGGTTGACGACGTAGGTGCTGGTGGTGAGGAAGGCGCCGCCGTCGACCTGGGCGAGCAGCTGCACGCACCGGTCGACGCCGCACGACTCGGCACCGAAGGATCCGGCATCCGTGACGAACGAGTGGGCGGTGAGGAGGACCTCGGCGGATGCCGGGGTCAGGACCGAGCCGCCGGTGAGCGCGGCGAACTCGTCGACGACGGGCTGGGCCGCGTCGGAGTCGAGCAGCAGCTCCCACGCGAGCGAGGTCTCGGCATCCGTCGGAGCGGGCTGCGTGCCCGAGGCGCGGTCCACGGACTCGACCGCCCCGTTCGTCGCGTTGACGATCATGCTGACCGTCTCGTTGGTGGCGTAGTCGTAGTACAGGGAGATCAGGCGCCGCTGTCCGTCGGAATACGCCTGCGGGTCGGCCACGTCGGTGGAGAGGAACTGCAGTCCCGGCTCGCCGAACACGTCCTCGCCGGCCGCGAACGCCGCGTCCTGAGCGCCGACGAAGCGCACGTACTCGACCTCGGCTCCCGAGAGCGCGTCGTAGGCGGCCGCGATCGTCGCGGGCTTGGCGACCTCCTCCGCCTTCTCGGGTGCGTCTTCGTCCGTGCTGTCGGCGGCGATGGGGGTGGATGCCGTGATCTCGGGCGACGAGGTCGCCTGTACGGCGGTCTGCGTCGCGAAGAGGAGGGCGACGGCGGCGGCCGCGGCGGCGACCACGGAGCCGATGCCGAGGGCGCGCGGTGTGAGCAGTCGGCCGCGCAGTGCCGGCCGCTGTCGCGAGGGGGGCGGCGAGTCCCCCTCGGGAGAGAGCTGTTGTTCGGTCACGGGATTCCTTTCGAGGGCGATGACGCGGCTCGCACCCGCGTCGGGGCCGATTCTTCGCCCGCGCCGTTTCCCCGCCGTGTGGCGTCGCGAACGCCGAGCGAAATCCTGATGAGACGACGACGGCCGATCCCGGCCCGCTGATCTCACGCCGTGTCACGCGGCGGAAACACGGGCCGCCTTTTCCGGCAACGCGCGCCCGGTAGCGTCGCGGCCAGCCGCACCGCGGCGAGCGCCGGGCACCGAGGAGGACGCGTGAGCACTGCACTCGCGGACGCGATCGAGCGGGCGCGGCCGAGGAACGATCTCGGGTCCAGCTCGCCCTTCGCGGGCCTGCACCGTCGCCACGCGCGCACGATCGACGTGGTCGCGCAGTCGGTAGCGGCCACCGCGCCCGCCGGCGTCCTGCTGATCCACCCCGCCGCCGCCTACGCGCGCAGCGGATCGTTCGCGTTCCTCGACATCGCGATCACGATCACCCTCGTCGTGGGCGTCGGCCTCGTCATCGGCATGTTCGCGCGGCGCATCGCGAGCACGGGCTCGCTGTACACGTTCGCGGCGCGCGGCCTCGGCTCCCACGTCGGCCTCGTCACCGGCGCCGCCCTGGGCATCGGCTACCTCGCCGTCGCCATGAACACGCTGGCGTCGGGCTCGCAGCGACTCGCGGACCTTCTCAGCGGCGGCGCCGCTCCCCCGTGGCTCGTCGTCGTCCTCATCACCGTGTTCGGCGGCATCATCGCGCTGGTCGTCGCCCGCGGACTCCGGATGTCCACCCGCATGCTGCTGGTGCTCGAGTCGATCGCGGTGGCGACGGTGCTGGTCCTGTCGATCGCCGCCCTCAGCCTCACCCGGTGGGATCTGGGGCTGCTCGTCCCGCGCCCCTCGGACTTCTCGCTCGAGGCGATCATCACGGGCGTCGCCTTCGCCCTCATCGGCTTCGTCGGCTTCGAGAGCGGCGCCGCCCTCGGGCCGGAGACACGTCGTCCGTTCGCGGCGGTGCCGCGCGCGGTGATGGTGAGCGTGGGCGCGACGGGACTGGTGATGCTGGTCGGGACGGCCGCGCAGCTGTCGATCGTGGCGGAGCGGCCAGGCGCGGCATCCCTCGCCGCCGTGACGGGCCTGTCCGGCCTCATCGACGTGATCGTGGCGATCTCGTTCCTCGCCTGCGCCCTGGCGATGACGAACGCCGCGACGCGGCTCGGCTTCGCGATGAGCCGCGAGGGCCTGCTGCCGGTGGTCTTCGGCCGGGTGTCGGGTCGCGGCGTGCCGGCGGTCGCCGGCGTGCTGCTCACGACGGTGGTGACGGCGGTTCCGATCGCGATCCTCGCTGTCGGCGGCAGCCGTCAGGACATGCGGATCGTGACCTCGCCGGCGTCGATCATCGGCTTCGTGCTGGCGTACGCACTGGTGTGCGCGGCGGCGCCGGTGTTCCTCGCGCGCATCGGCGAGCTCACGGTGCGCGCCGTGGTGGTCAGCGCACTCCCCCTGGCCGGCCTCTTGTGCGTGCTGGGGTTCTACCTCGCCGCGACACTGCGCGACAATCCCGGCGGGCTGCTGTGGACGGCCGGGATCCTCACCGTCGTCGTCGGCGCCGGCGCGCTGCGGCTGGCACGCCACCCGCGCGTGGCCGCGCGGATCGGCGTGCATGACTGGCCGATCGACTCGGACTGCATCGAAGGGCCGGCCCGGTCGTGAGCGGCGCGGGTCTCGCGGGCGACACCCGGCTTCCGGAGAAGGGCCTCGGCCTCGCGCTGGAGATCCTGGAGCAGGTCGCGCGTGACGACCGCGGCGCGTCGGCGGCCGAGATCGCCCGCGCCGTCGGCGCCCCGCGGGCGACGGTGTACCGCGTGGTCAACTCGCTGGTCCGCGACGAGTACCTCGTGCGGCGCCCGGACTTCTCCGGGTTCCTGCTCGGCACGCGCGTGCTCGAGCTCGCCGCGATCGTGGGCGCCCGCACACGACCGGCCCACGCCGCGGTCGTGGATCGCCTCCGCAGCGAGACGGGCGAGGCGGTGCACCTGTTCGCCTTCCACCGCTCCGGGCTTCTGGTGCTCGACGAGGACACCACCCAGCCGCTGTCGGACCCCGACGTGCTGCTGGCCGACCCCGCGCGATCGGCGATCGGACACCTCTGGCTGGTCGCGCACCCCGACCGCCGTCTGCCGCAGGCGCCGAGCTGGCGGGTCGACGCGGCGTCCGGCGACGTCCGCGCCATCCACGAGGCATACGCGGTCCGTGGCTACACCGAGCAGGTCGCGCTGCTCAGCAGCGACCGCGGGTGCCTCGCCGTGCCGATCCACGACGACGCCGCGCGCCCGGTCGGAGCGGTGACCCTGTCGACCTCGATCTCGCGCCTCTCTGTCGCCGCACGCCACGTCGGCGCGCTCCGCGACGCGGCGCGCGCGCTCGCTCCGATCGGCGCGCTCAGCGACTGGTGACCTCGTCGCACCGATCTCCGGCCTGATCGCCGCCGCCCGTGTTCGTGCGCCGCGCACGTGCGCGTCACCGATCCGCAGCGCCCGGCCGTCAACAGGTCAACCACGCCCGTGCAGGACCGATCCGGCACGGATCTCCTGTCGAAGCCTGGTTGACCTGTTGAGCGCAGGGAGCCCGACGGATGCCGCAGACCGCGGTGTCCTCAGGGCACCGCGGCCAGGAATTGTTCGAGCATCCGCTCATCGGCCGCGGCCTGCTTCAGCACCTCGTCGGCCGACTCCACCACCGCCGGGTGCGGAACGCCGTCGAGGATGAGCGCGACGAGCGCGACCATCCCCGCGTTCTGGTCGCGCAGGATCTCGGCGAACCGGCGCTCGGCGTCGGGATGCTGGGCATCGACGAAGCCCTGCAGCGTGCTCCACGCGGGCATGCCCGGCATCTGCGCGTGATCGGCGCCGTGGCCGCCGCAGGGGCCGTCGGCGGGCGGCTCGGCCGGACGCGCGTCGACCCACGAGACGTACCACTCGCGCAGGTCGTCGAGCTCGTCCTCGTTGCGCGCGGCGATGCCTGTGGCGAAGCCGCTCGCCCCGGCGTCGATGCCCTCCTTGCGCAGCAGCGTCTGCGCGAGCTCCTGCTCCTTGACGCGGTAGTAGATCATCGCCTCGACGTAGCAGTAGTCGTCGGCTGTAACCGGGATCGACGACGACGCCGATGGCGAAGCGGATGCCGAGGGCGCGGCGTCCTTCGTCCCCGACGTGGCGGCCACCGCCAGCGCGACGCCCGCGGCGGCGGTCGCCAAGGCGAGCGTCAGCGCGACGACGACGACTGCTCTGCGACGCACGCGGGCCTTTCGGATCGGAGGGATCCGCCCGACGCCCGCTCCGTGCGCGGCTTCGCACTGCGCGGGGACCCGGGACGTGGAGCCCTCGGGGGCTGGGATGCGTCAGCGCTTGCCGGTGCCGAAGATCCCGCGGATCACCCCACCCAGTATCGTCTGGGTCGACTTCGAGTTCAGAATCTGGTCGAGCGGCGACTTCTGGGCCGACCGCGACGTGCGGGTCGTCCCCGCCGTCTTCTTGAGCAGCCGCTCGTACTCCTGCTGCGCCTTCTTCTCGGCGACGGCGCTCGCCTTGTCGGCGGCGGCCTGCTGCTTGTCGATGGCGGCCTTCTGCTTCGCGTACTCCGCATCGGCCTTCGCCTTTGCAAGGGCAGCGTCCTCCGCGGCTGCGGCGTCGTCGGCGGCCCTCATCTTCGCGGTGAGGATCTCGCGCGCCGACTCGCGGTCGATCGCCGTGCCGTACTTCGCGAGCAGCGGCGACGCCTTCACCGCGGCCTCGATGGCGGGCTCGGGCGTCGGCGACATGAGCCCCTGTGGCGCGCGCAGCCGCGTCCAGGCGACCGGAGTGGGGGCGCCCTTCTCGCTCATCACGGTGACGATGGCCTCCCCGGTGCCGAGCTCCTGCAGCACGCGCTCGAGGTCGTAGCCGGACCTCGGGTAGGTGCCGACGGTCGCGCGCAGCGCCTTCGCGTCATCGGGCGTGAACGCGCGCAGCGCGTGCTGCACCCGCGAGCCCAGCTGTGCCAGCACGTCGGAGGGCACGTCCTTCGGCGTCTGCGTCACGAAGAACACGCCGACCCCCTTCGACCGGATGAGACGCACGGTCTGCACGATCGCAGCGAGGAAGTCCTTCGACGCGTCCTTGAACAGCAGGTGCGCCTCGTCGAAGAAGAAGACCAGCTTCGGCTTGTCGGCGTCGCCCACCTCGGGGAGGATCTCGAACAGCTCGGCGAGGAGGTACATCAGGAACGTCGAGAACAGCGCCGGCTTGTCGATCACCCCCGGCACCTCGAGGAGGCTGATGATGCCGCGGCCGTCGGACGCTGTGCGGATGAAGTCGGCCACGTCGAACTCGGGCTCGCCGAAGAAGACGTCGGCTCCGGCATCCGCGAACGTGATCAGCTCCCGCAGGATCACCCCCGCCGTCGCCGCAGACAGCCCGCCGAGCTCCTTGAGTTCTGCCTTGCCCTCGTCGCTGGTGAGGTGGCTGAGGACGGCGCGCAGGTCCGACAGGTCCACGAGCGCAAGTCCGTTGGCATCTGCGTAGTGGAATACGAGGCCGAGGCTCGACTCCTGCGTGTCGTTGAGGCCCAGAACCTTGCTCAACAGCAGCGGCCCGAAGCCCGACACGGTCGCCCGCACGGGGACGCCCTTGCCGATCCCGCCCAGCGCGAAGTACTCGGTGGCGGATGCCTCGGGCTTCCAGTCCTGCCCGATCGCCTGGGTGCGCGCGAGCAGCTTCTCGCTCGGCGCGCCCGGCGTCGCGACACCCGACAGATCACCCTTGATGTCGGCGGCGAACACCGGCACGCCCTTCGCCGCGAGCTGCTCGGCGAGTCCCTGCAGCGTGCGGGTCTTGCCCGTTCCCGTCGCCCCCGCGACGAGCCCGTGGCGATTCATCATGCCGAGCGGGATGCGGATCTGCGCCGACGGCACCGGCTCGCCGTTGAGCAGAGCACCGAGATCGAGGGTCGTCTCCTCGAACGCATACCCGGAGGCGATCTTCTCGATGTCGGCTCGAGTGAGCGGGCCGGATTGCGTGGGGAGGATGGTGGGTGGAGAGGCGTGCTGGCTGTCAGAGACGGTCGGGTGAGGACTTTGTTCCTGAGTCTCCGAGGGTGAGCGGGGCGCTCCCGCGGGCGCTCGGGTCGCCGATGCCGAGGTCGGCCCGGCAGCGATGGGCGTGCCGGTCGCCTTGGCCTTCGCGGCGGCGGCCTCGGCGGCCGCGAGCGCGGCCCTGGCCTGAGCGGCCTTGAGGTGCGCCTCGGCCGCATCCGCCTCAGCGCGCAGCCGGGCGAGCTCCGTCTCGGCGGCGAGGATGGCCGGATCGGTCGCGGTGGAATCGGGCGCGGGCGAGTCGGGCGCGGTCATGCGCTCAGCCTAGTCACGGGCGTTTCGCCGCGGCATCCGTCCCCTCCCGCGCCATCGGCAGCGCGAACGCGCCCGCCACGAGCAGTGCCGCCCCCGCGCCGATCAAGGCGCCGCCGAGCGTGTCGCTCAGCCAGTGAGCGTGCAGATAAGTGCGGCTGAACGCCATCAGCAGCACCCACGCAGCGCCGACGAGGCCGACCCACAAACGGGGGAAGATCACGGTGGCAGCGACGGCGATCGTGGCCGCGTTGGCCACATGCCCCGACGGGTATGAGCCGTAGTCCGAGACGATGAGGATGTCTTCCGGCCGCACCCGACCGAACGCGTGCTTGAGCACCTGCACTCCCGCGGCCGAGACCGCTTCCGCAGCGAGGAAGTACGCCGCCGCCCACGGGCGGCGCAGCAGGATGAGCCCGATCGCGCCGCCGATCGGCACCACGAGGACGCCGAACCAGCCGCCGCCGACGAAGTTCATGACCTGCGAGAACCCGGTGAGGGCGGGGCCCCACCACTCGCCGACGAGGGCGTTCCACGCGGTGTCGACGGCGAACGGCTCCTCTCCCCGCGAGAAGATCCACCAGCCCAGCAGGCACGACAGCACCACGAGCGCCGACCCGGCGATCAGGTAGGCGATGACAGGCGCTGCCACCCGCCGCTCTGTCGTGGTCATCGCCCCATTCTGCCTGGCAGGCAGCGACATCCGCCTCATCCGGGCTTTTCCGCGCGCCTCTTGACAGCCTCCCGTCCCGGCGGGCCTCACGGACCGTGACGGCGTCGCCGGCGTCGGGCAGGATGGGAGCCATGGCAGCAAAGGCCGTCGACATCGTGCGTGCCATCGTCGCGCCCCTCACCCGCACGAGGGTGTTCCGGCGCGTGCTGGGGCCGCTGCTGCTGCCGCCGGTCGAGCGCTTCGTCACCTGGATCTCGCACGGACGGGTGCAGGTGAGCGCGCTGCTGGTGCCGTCGCTCGTGCTCCACACGGTCGGAGCGAAGTCGGGCGAACCCCGCGACGCGGCCCTGATGTACACGCCCGACGGTCAGGGGCGCGCGATCGTCGCGGGCACGAACTTCGCCGGTGCTCGCCACCCGGCATGGACGGCGAACCTGCTGGCCCACCCGGATGCCGCGATCACCGTTCGCGGGCGGCGCATGCGCGTGCAGGCCACGCCGGTGCCCGACGCCGAACGCGACGCCGTATGGGCGCGCATCGAGGCCCAATGGCCCGGCTACCGCAACTACGAGCGGGAGTCCGGACGCACCGTCCGCCTGTTCCGCCTGCAGCCGGTGGCGCACGCGGAGTGAACCCGGGTCAGGGCGCCAGGCGCTCCACCGTGCGCGGACGCACGATGAGCCACAGCGACAGCAGACCGACCAAGGAGCAGCCGACCATGACCGAGGCCATCGTCGTCGCCGTGATGCCGGCATCCTTCGCGATCCACCCGACGAGGGGCGAGATGAGGCCGGCGACACCGAAGTTCGTCGCACCGATGATCGACTGCGCCGTGCCCGCCGCCTTGCCGTGACGGTCGAGAGCCAGCACCTGCACGCACGGGAACGTGAAGCCGCACCCCGTCATGAAGACGAACAGGGGCACGATCGTCCCCCAGAGCCCGAGACCGAGCTGGTCGGTGACGATGATGGCCGCGGCCGCGACGACGAGCACCGCGGTCGACCACGCCATGACCCACTGCGGACCGAAACGGGCCGCCAGACGCGACGCGGCCTGGACGCCCACCACGACGCCGACCGAGTTGACGGCGAACATCAGGCCGTACTCCTGGGCGCTCAGGCCGTAGCTGAGCTGGAAGAGGAACGACGAGCTCGAGAGGTACGAGAACAGGCCCGAGAACGTCATGCCCCCGATGATGAGCACGCCGATGAACACCCGGTCGCTGAAGACGCTCCGGTAGCGCTGCCACACGGTGGTCGAGCCTCGCTCGTGGCGGCGCGCGGGCGGCAGGGTCTCGGGCAGGAACACGATCGCCGAGACGAGCATGATCGCGCCGTACACGGCGAGGACGACGAAGATGCCGCGCCACGGCATGACGGCCAAGAGCGCCGATCCGACGAGCGGAGCGAGCACCGGCGCGACACCCGAGACGAGCGCGAGGCGCGACAGCATCACGACGAGGCGGCGACCGCCGAACAGGTCGCGCACGATCGCGGCGGCCACGACGCCGCCCGCGGCGGCTCCGGCACCCTGCAGCACCCGTGCCACCGACAGCAGCTCGAGGGTGGGGGCGAGCGCGGCGGCGACGCTCGCCACGACGTGGAGTGCCGTGACCGACAGCAGCGGAATCCGCCGGCCCACCTTGTCGCTCAGCGGTCCGACGATCAGCTGACCCAGCGCGAACCCGATCATCGTGCCCGTGAGGGTGAGCTGGATCATGGCGGCCGTGGTGTCGAAATCGGCCTCGAGCACCGGGAAGGCCGGCAGGTAGAGATCGATCGTGAACGGGCCGAGCGCCGTCAGGGCGCCGAGCAGCACGATGTAGAGGACGCGGCGACGATGCGGGATCGAGTCGCCCGGGTGCAGCACGATCGGCGCGGTGGCCGGGTTGCTCCCGAGCGTGCGGATCGCGCCCGTGGATGTCGGGTGCGCGGGCGGCGCGGGCTGGGGATCAGCGGCTGTCTGGGGCTTCTGGACGGGGAGCGATGCGGTGTCGAGCAACAGTGGGCTTCGTTTCGTGGCGGGAGATTCGACGGCGGCGTACGGAGGAACGGCGTCGACATCGCGGCAAGGCGGTGCGGGCGCAGAGAGACGGACCGAGGGGAAGCGAATCGTCCGGCGCTGCCGATCGGCACCGGGATCCGCGTTTCGACGCGCGGTCGAATCGATTCGAAATCCCATGATAGCGGATGCCCCCGCCCGGCCGCACGCGCGACCGGGGGTGCCGGTGAGCGCTGTCGGCGCCTTCTCAGGGCTTGGACACATGCGCTCGCATAGGATGAGGGCAACCCGCCATCCGCCGTCGCGCGATATGTTCCGGGCGCCCAGACCCCTGTT
This window harbors:
- a CDS encoding APC family permease, whose translation is MSTALADAIERARPRNDLGSSSPFAGLHRRHARTIDVVAQSVAATAPAGVLLIHPAAAYARSGSFAFLDIAITITLVVGVGLVIGMFARRIASTGSLYTFAARGLGSHVGLVTGAALGIGYLAVAMNTLASGSQRLADLLSGGAAPPWLVVVLITVFGGIIALVVARGLRMSTRMLLVLESIAVATVLVLSIAALSLTRWDLGLLVPRPSDFSLEAIITGVAFALIGFVGFESGAALGPETRRPFAAVPRAVMVSVGATGLVMLVGTAAQLSIVAERPGAASLAAVTGLSGLIDVIVAISFLACALAMTNAATRLGFAMSREGLLPVVFGRVSGRGVPAVAGVLLTTVVTAVPIAILAVGGSRQDMRIVTSPASIIGFVLAYALVCAAAPVFLARIGELTVRAVVVSALPLAGLLCVLGFYLAATLRDNPGGLLWTAGILTVVVGAGALRLARHPRVAARIGVHDWPIDSDCIEGPARS
- a CDS encoding helix-turn-helix domain-containing protein, which codes for MSGAGLAGDTRLPEKGLGLALEILEQVARDDRGASAAEIARAVGAPRATVYRVVNSLVRDEYLVRRPDFSGFLLGTRVLELAAIVGARTRPAHAAVVDRLRSETGEAVHLFAFHRSGLLVLDEDTTQPLSDPDVLLADPARSAIGHLWLVAHPDRRLPQAPSWRVDAASGDVRAIHEAYAVRGYTEQVALLSSDRGCLAVPIHDDAARPVGAVTLSTSISRLSVAARHVGALRDAARALAPIGALSDW
- a CDS encoding DUF305 domain-containing protein, yielding MRRRAVVVVALTLALATAAAGVALAVAATSGTKDAAPSASASPSASSSIPVTADDYCYVEAMIYYRVKEQELAQTLLRKEGIDAGASGFATGIAARNEDELDDLREWYVSWVDARPAEPPADGPCGGHGADHAQMPGMPAWSTLQGFVDAQHPDAERRFAEILRDQNAGMVALVALILDGVPHPAVVESADEVLKQAAADERMLEQFLAAVP
- a CDS encoding helicase HerA-like domain-containing protein; its protein translation is MTAPDSPAPDSTATDPAILAAETELARLRAEADAAEAHLKAAQARAALAAAEAAAAKAKATGTPIAAGPTSASATRAPAGAPRSPSETQEQSPHPTVSDSQHASPPTILPTQSGPLTRADIEKIASGYAFEETTLDLGALLNGEPVPSAQIRIPLGMMNRHGLVAGATGTGKTRTLQGLAEQLAAKGVPVFAADIKGDLSGVATPGAPSEKLLARTQAIGQDWKPEASATEYFALGGIGKGVPVRATVSGFGPLLLSKVLGLNDTQESSLGLVFHYADANGLALVDLSDLRAVLSHLTSDEGKAELKELGGLSAATAGVILRELITFADAGADVFFGEPEFDVADFIRTASDGRGIISLLEVPGVIDKPALFSTFLMYLLAELFEILPEVGDADKPKLVFFFDEAHLLFKDASKDFLAAIVQTVRLIRSKGVGVFFVTQTPKDVPSDVLAQLGSRVQHALRAFTPDDAKALRATVGTYPRSGYDLERVLQELGTGEAIVTVMSEKGAPTPVAWTRLRAPQGLMSPTPEPAIEAAVKASPLLAKYGTAIDRESAREILTAKMRAADDAAAAEDAALAKAKADAEYAKQKAAIDKQQAAADKASAVAEKKAQQEYERLLKKTAGTTRTSRSAQKSPLDQILNSKSTQTILGGVIRGIFGTGKR
- a CDS encoding phosphatase PAP2 family protein; translated protein: MTTTERRVAAPVIAYLIAGSALVVLSCLLGWWIFSRGEEPFAVDTAWNALVGEWWGPALTGFSQVMNFVGGGWFGVLVVPIGGAIGLILLRRPWAAAYFLAAEAVSAAGVQVLKHAFGRVRPEDILIVSDYGSYPSGHVANAATIAVAATVIFPRLWVGLVGAAWVLLMAFSRTYLHAHWLSDTLGGALIGAGAALLVAGAFALPMAREGTDAAAKRP
- a CDS encoding nitroreductase family deazaflavin-dependent oxidoreductase, which encodes MAAKAVDIVRAIVAPLTRTRVFRRVLGPLLLPPVERFVTWISHGRVQVSALLVPSLVLHTVGAKSGEPRDAALMYTPDGQGRAIVAGTNFAGARHPAWTANLLAHPDAAITVRGRRMRVQATPVPDAERDAVWARIEAQWPGYRNYERESGRTVRLFRLQPVAHAE
- a CDS encoding multidrug effflux MFS transporter, whose translation is MLDTASLPVQKPQTAADPQPAPPAHPTSTGAIRTLGSNPATAPIVLHPGDSIPHRRRVLYIVLLGALTALGPFTIDLYLPAFPVLEADFDTTAAMIQLTLTGTMIGFALGQLIVGPLSDKVGRRIPLLSVTALHVVASVAAALAPTLELLSVARVLQGAGAAAGGVVAAAIVRDLFGGRRLVVMLSRLALVSGVAPVLAPLVGSALLAVMPWRGIFVVLAVYGAIMLVSAIVFLPETLPPARRHERGSTTVWQRYRSVFSDRVFIGVLIIGGMTFSGLFSYLSSSSFLFQLSYGLSAQEYGLMFAVNSVGVVVGVQAASRLAARFGPQWVMAWSTAVLVVAAAAIIVTDQLGLGLWGTIVPLFVFMTGCGFTFPCVQVLALDRHGKAAGTAQSIIGATNFGVAGLISPLVGWIAKDAGITATTMASVMVGCSLVGLLSLWLIVRPRTVERLAP